In one Desulfobulbaceae bacterium genomic region, the following are encoded:
- the phnF gene encoding phosphonate metabolism transcriptional regulator PhnF produces MNKIDKSNGNIPVYRQVSSVLNSEIREIYSTGAALPPEKELASRFKINRQTLRRAVDELENDGLVNRIRGKGTFVVGAVVDYDIKSTTRFTENLESQGRRANSSVLRQIGIPASEEVAEKLGVKENTPVIYIETLRKVDGLPFCIVSHFFSYIEFHSLLKKYKEGSLHDFIYQHYNINLRRALTLVTAVIPQSDDAELLQINKNTPILRVKSLNINSSTGEPVEYVVTRFRGDAAQLSIES; encoded by the coding sequence ATGAACAAAATCGATAAGAGCAACGGTAACATTCCTGTTTATCGGCAGGTAAGCAGTGTCCTCAATTCTGAAATTCGTGAAATTTACTCAACAGGTGCTGCATTACCTCCTGAAAAGGAACTTGCCAGCAGATTCAAGATAAACAGACAAACTCTCCGTCGTGCGGTTGATGAGCTTGAAAATGATGGTTTAGTGAACAGGATCCGCGGTAAAGGGACGTTCGTTGTTGGTGCTGTTGTTGACTATGACATCAAGAGTACGACCCGTTTTACGGAAAATTTGGAATCTCAGGGGCGGCGCGCTAATAGCAGTGTGTTGCGCCAGATCGGTATCCCTGCTTCAGAAGAAGTTGCGGAAAAACTTGGTGTTAAAGAGAATACGCCGGTAATTTATATTGAAACATTGCGGAAGGTTGATGGCCTGCCGTTCTGCATAGTTTCCCATTTTTTTAGCTATATTGAGTTTCACAGCCTTTTAAAGAAATACAAAGAAGGTTCACTTCACGACTTTATATATCAGCATTACAACATAAATCTCCGCCGTGCGCTTACCCTTGTCACAGCGGTTATACCACAATCTGATGATGCAGAACTCCTGCAAATCAATAAAAACACTCCGATTTTACGTGTCAAAAGCCTCAATATCAACTCCTCAACTGGTGAACCAGTTGAGTATGTCGTAACGCGTTTTCGCGGAGATGCCGCCCAGCTTTCAATTGAATCATAA